In the Gemmatimonadaceae bacterium genome, GAGATGGGCCAGATGCCGACGGCGCGCAGCATCGGGTTCCAACTGGCTGTCACGCCCTAACCAGCACACACACGAGGACGATACCAAGATGATTTGGCATACACGATCTATCGCGTTGTGCGGGCTCGCGCTCACTTTGGGTGCCTGCAACAACGACAAGTTGACGAACGTCAACAAGAATCCGAACGCGCCTGAGCAGGTCTCGGCATCGCTGCTCTTTCCAACGGCAGCCGTGTCGTCACTTCGGCTCGCTCGGGGAACGATCGAAATCACACCGAGTGCCTTCGTGCACTGGCCACAATACGCTGCAGAGTATCAGTATCCTGAGATCAGCTACTATCAGTTCCGTCCGACGACGGCGGACGGATGGTTTAGTGCTTACTACATCGGTCCCATCGAGGACTTGCAGCAAGCGCTGCGTCAAACCATCGCCGCGAGCCACCCGAACCAAATTGGCCCGATCCTCGTCCTGCGCGCGTTCAATTTCTCGACGATGACGGGGTTCTGGGGCGACATTCCGTTCAGTCAGGCGGCGCAAGGCGACAAGGGCGCGATCGCACCGGTCTATGACAAGCAGCAGGTGGTCTACGATTCGCTCCTGAAGAACCTCGCCGACGCGAATGCCATGATGGGCCCGAGCGCCGGAATCACTTTCGAGGGGCAGGATCCGGTGTACGGCGGCGATATGACGAAGTGGCAGAAGTTCGCGAATTCGCTTCGTGCGCGGCTCGGTATGAACCTGTCCAAGGTCGACGCGAACCGAGCGAAGACGGAAGTCGCGGCAGCGATCGCGGCCGGCGGCTTCGCGGACAACTCGGACAACGCGCAGATCAGCTGGCCCGGCGACGGCACGAACAACAATCCGTGGTGGGATACCGAGAAGGACGGCCAGGGCACGCGCGACGACACACGCATGAGCAGCACGTTCATCGACACGCTCAAGAGCCTGAATGATCCGCGCCTGTCCGTGTTCGCGCGGCCGGTGCAGGATCCGAGCTGCATCAACGCCGGCGCGAGCATACCGCTCTGCACGCCGGTGGCCGCTGGTGGTTATCGCGGCCAGCCCAACGGCCTCGAGGCGGGCGACGCGGGTGTCTGGGGGCCGAAAGCGTCAAAAATCGGACTCCAGGTCATCGCCGCCGATCAACCTTCGTACTTCATGACGTACGCCGAGTACTCCTTCATCAAGGCGGAAGCAGCCGAGCGTGGCTGGATCTCAGGCAGTGCGGCGCAGTTCTACACCGATGGCATCACGGCCTCGATGCAGCAGTGGGGCGTGAGCGCGTCGAATATCGCAGCCTATCTCGCGCAGCCACGGATCACGTACACGCCTGGCGCGGCGGGTCTGGCGCAGATCGGCCTGCAGAAGTGGATCGCGCTGTTCACGCAGGGCTTCGAGGCGTGGAGCGAGTGGCGCCGGACCGGCTTCCCGAACCTCACGCCCGTGCCGACCGCCCGAACGTCCGACAAGCAGATTCCGCGGCGCATCATCTATCCGCAGACGGAGCAGTCGTTCAACAATACGAACCTTCAGGCAGCGATCGCCGCGCAGGGTGGCAGCGACGCGTTGAACAAGCGCCTCTGGATCGATCCGTAAGCATCGCTGGTGAGTAGTTGCTGAATAGCAACGAGGCAGGAGGGAGCCACTCCCTTCTGCCTCGTTTGCGTTTTCGCCAGCGCCGCTCAGTCGAGAGCGCTCAACGTTGTGCTGGGTCGATGACCGTGAGAACCTGAATCGCACCGTGCGTGTGACCCGCGCCCCACCTGTAGGTCGCTTCCGCTGCGTCGAAGTACCGAACGCCGATTACGCCGGCGACGGGCAGGTTGTACAGCTGGGTGGTCGACCCAAGGCGGGCGTTATCGAGATAGACGACAAGATTCGGCTCTTCAGAAACGACTGTTGCCGCACTCCCTGGTCCCTCCGATAACGTGTCGAAGCCGCGGAAGTTCAGCCAATTGCGTCGCAGCGTCCTGACCAAGTCGTAGACGCTGCCGTTGACGCCGGAACGCTCGATCTCTTCAACCGTGATCGGTCGGCGAGCTGTCGATGGAGGAGCCACTGCCTCGGCGACTTGTGGAACCTCGGATCCGCACGCGTGCGAGCGAAAGAGCACGTTGGCCAGCGTTGCACCGACCAGGGCACCGGCAATCGTCGCCGTGTTACGCGAGCGGTTCGCAGCCGCTCCGCGCGACGCGTCGGTCCAATCACTCATTTTGATCTTCGCCGCGACGAAACCGAGCCAGGCGCCTAACGTGCCACCGACGGCCGTGCGCACGAGCATATTATTGCCGGCGCAGCTCGGCCGCACATAGTTGATCGAGTCCTGCGCAAGAGCGCGACCGCTGACGCAGAGTAAGGCTATCGGGACCGCGATCGAGACGCGAAGGGCCAGACGCATGACATGCCTCACGATGTGGGACTCGAAACCTTGTGGCGCGGCGCTGTCGGGGGGCGCGCTACGGCAAGCTAATGCGGACGCGGGTCCTGGCAACACGGCGGTGCACGATCCGCGCCCTGCGAGAGGAATCCGCGTAAGGCGCCGCGAGATCCCGTCAACCCATTCCCTGGCCTCGGGCCAGCCACTCGCCGCCGTCCACGACGAAGATCGAGCCGGTAATCCAGTCACCCGCGGGGGACGCGAGAAAAGCGACCGCGCTCGCGATGTCGGCCGGCATTCCCCATCGGCGCAGGGGGATGGATTTCTTCGCGTAATCGTCCATCGCGCGCTCCACGGCGAAGAGGTCCGGGGCGTCACCGCTACTCGGCGGTGTGAAGGCCTTGCGAACGCCCTCAGTCGGAATCGGGCCGGGTGCGACCGCGTTCACGCGAATGCCATGACGAGCCCACTCGAGCGCCAGCGTCCTTGTCAGCGCATCGATCCCGGCCTTCGCCGCCGTCGCGTGCGCCATGAGAGGCCAGCCACGGTAATGCAGCGTCATCGAGATGCTCACGATGCGCCCGCCGCCTTGCTCTTTCATTATGGGAAACACCGCCTGCGAACAGAAAAACGTCCCGTTGAGATCGATCTCGATGACGGACTTCCATGCATTCGCCGACAGCGACGCCGACGGCGCATAGAAATTTCCCGCGGCGTTGTTCACGAGGAGATCGATGCGGCCCACGCTGCCCTTCACCTCCTCGATCATTGCCTTCACACGCTCGGGCTCGCGGACATCGACGACAGTCGTGCTGACGCGCGCGCCGTTCTTCTGGAGCGATGTGCCAGCCTTGTCGAGATGTTCTTGGTTGCGGCTCGCCAGTACGACGTGGGCGCCGAGCGCGCCGAGAAGCTCGGCGATGCCGAAGCCGATGCCGGTCGCGCCGCCGGTGATGAGCGCGACCTGACCATCGAAGAGTCCCGGCCGAAACACGGATTGCTGTTCCATGCCGGCCGAAACTAGCGCGACACAGCCGGTGGGTGATAGGTGGGCGGTTGGTGATTGGTGGTTGGTGCCTCGAACTCACCAATCACCAATCACCAATCACCGACCACCAACAATCACGCTACTGCCCCAGACACGCAGCGCCGGTGGCGTCTGAAACGGCGTTCGCCGGATCGTTCGCGTTGCGCGTGGGCTGCTGCGTCGGCAACGGGATGCTGCTGTCGGTTTGTCGCTCGCTGGCATCGTACAAGAAGCGAGCGGGAATCTTCTTCCCAGCGACCACCGGGACGAGATTCGGCGAGCAGGTGCGCTTGTAGTCGTTCCACGCCTCGATCGTCTCGAAGTCGGCGATGTATTTTTCGGTGAGGATTTCCGCCAAGAGGGCCTGGCCCGCTGGCGCCTCTGAGGGCAAGCCGGCCAACGCCCGCTCCGCGTTGAGCTTCGCAAGGGCCGTCGCCTGATCGCCGGTGCGGTAGGCCGCCTCCGACCAGATGAGTAAATCCTCATTGGCGGTGACGAGCGGCTGGGTGAAGTCCGGCGCAAGCCGCACATCCGAGATGTCCGACTGCGTCGAATTGAAGTAATTCGAGAGACGTGGGTCGCTTCGCGACTTCAACAACGCCACGAAATCTGCGTTCGGCGTGAGATAGCCGGCTCGGTCCACGAAATCGAACTGGTACCAGAAGTTCTGTTCGTTCGAGTTGCCGGAGAAGACCGCAACGAAATTGTCGGCGGGGTCTGTAATGCCTAGCGGCGCTTCGGTCAGCGCTTGGGCATACGCGCCAGGCCGGACCTCGGCGGTGTGGAGGTAGAAGCGCGCTTTGAGCGTGTGGGCGAGCTTGATCCACTGTGACGCGTTACCGCCATAGGAGAGATCCGCGGGGCCTGGTCCGAAGTTCGTCGGACCGGTGGCGGCCAGATTCACCAGCGCACGCGCGAGCACCGCTTGTACCGTGTCATAGACGGAAAGCTGCGGATCAAGCGGCGGATTCGGCGTGCCCTTGAGGGCCTGGGAGTACACGAGATCTCCGAACAGGTCCGCGCCTGTGCCCATCAAGAGCGCCTCCTGATCCTGCGCGATACCGAGAAAGAGCGAGTCGCTATTGACCGCGGATTGCGCCTCGAGCTTCCGGATGTCGACGAGGCCACCGCCGCCGTAAAGCGAAGCGTGGAAACCATTCGTCGTCTGCTCGCTGACGCCGTAGTCGTAGATGTTCACGTACTGGAAATTCGTGCCCGTGAACTGTTGCGCCCACATCGACGTGATGCGCGCTGGATCACTCTCGAGCTCCGACCAGATGTTGCTCTGGACGCCGATGAAGAGCTGAGTGCTCGTTGCCTGTGTGGGCCGATTGGGATCCGTACTCAGCTCGCCACCGGTAAGAAAGTCACCACACGCGCCCACCGCGACGAGCAACAGCAGCGCTGCAGTGCAGCGGACCGATGAGTTTATGATCTTCATATTTATCGTCCTCTCGCCTCAGCGGTTGAGCGTCATTGAGATAACGAAAGACCGCGTGAGCGGGTTATTGAAGTAATCGATGCCCTGCGTGAGGAATTCACCGCCGCCGAGGCTCGACTCGGGATCGAGACCAGTGTACTTGCTCCAGGTCTGCAGATTTCGGCCGGCGATCCGAATCAATGCGCTGCTGATGCCGAACTTTCCGACGATCGTGGGCTGATCGAGCCGGTAGCTCAGAGCCAGCTCACGCCATTTCACGAAGCCGGCATCCTCGACGAACTGCGCCTGTGCGTCGCTCGCGGAGCCGCCCTCGGTTGTGAACCAGTCCTGCCACTCGGCCTCGTTACGGAACGCCGGCATCCCAGCGCCGGGGCCGGCGACATTCGGGTAGACCCTCGTCTCCCAGTTCTGACCGAAGGTCCCGACCTGCGAGCGAATGTCCGTGTCTTTGTGCGTGCCGAAACGATAGAGGGCCGAGCGCGTGCCGTCCCACATCTGGCCGCCGTGGCGAATGTCGAACAATGTCGAGAGCTCCCAGCGCCCGAAGCGGAACGACGAATTGATCGCGCCTGTCCATTTCGGACTCGGATCGGCGATCACCGTTTCATCGGGATCGACGACGGGAAGTCCACGGCCGCCGACATTATTCAGAAAGAGCGCGCCCTTCTTCGCGTTGGGCCCGCAGAGCGCGTCAATGCTCTGCACGCTGCCGCTGCCATCGATGTCGATCTGCTCGCCGAAGCCGCATCGCGCGAAGTCCAAGCCGCGAATGACACCGGGCGCATAGCCCACGGTCGACGAGCCGATCGAGCCCGTGAAGCCTTCGTTGTTATACGGGATGAATTCGACACCCTGCGCGAGCGATACGACGCGTCCCTGATTGCGCGCCCACTGGAGACCAATCGACCACTCGCTCGACTTGTTGCTGATCGGCCGCATGTTGAACGAGAGCTCTTCGCCCTTGTTCGAGACGGTCGCTGCGTTCGCGAGCTGCGACGTCGCGCCACTCTGCGAGGCGTTGATCGGTATCGAAAGAATGACGTCGGTCGAACGGCGATTGTAGTATGTGAAACTCAGGTCCGATCGCTGATTGAAGAAGCTCAAATCGGTTCCGACCTCGGCTTCGCGATCGCGTTCAGGTCGCAAGTTGTCGTTGCCAAGCGAGCCGCCAGTCACGAGACCGCCTTGCCCGCTCTGTTTGACGCCGATGGCATCGCCAAATCCGCTGCCGAAGAGCGCCGTTGACGACAGCGCGGTGATCGTCGCGTAGACGGGCGGCTCGGCACCCGTCTCACCATATGCCGCGCGCAGTTTTCCAGAGCTCAAGAGACCCGATTCCGTCGCATTGCCAAGGAATCGCGTGAAGAGCCAGGAGATATCCACCTTCGGGTAGAGCGCGGTGCGCTTCGACTCACCGAAAGTCGAGAAGCCGTCGTCGCGAAGCCCCGCCGTGAGGAACAGCTGATCGTAGAAGCCAAGCTCCCCCTGCGCGAAATACGCTTCGATGTGCCGCAGCGAGCGCGTCTCGCTCGGCGTGTAGCTGACGGTGTTCTGCAGCGCGAAGGGCGTCGGCGCGATGAGCTGATCGCCGAACACGAACACGTCGCGATAGCGCCGGGAGTTCAGGTTCTGACCGAGGGTGAGCTTCGCGTCGACGTTTGTCCCGAAGTCGTGCGCGAGCGTCGCCGTCAGGTTGTGATCGATCTGAAGGTTGTTGATGTTGAAGCGTGACACGTCGCCATTTGGCTCGCCCGACGACGTGAGCGGCAACGCCTCGACGCGCGAGTCATCGTAATAATCGGCGCCGAGAGTGTAGTTAAAGCTCAACCAATCGCTGGCGACGTAATCGGCGCTGATGTTGCCGATAAATCGTCCGAGCTCGCTCTTGTTGCCGTTGTCAGCGAGCACAAAGAACGGATTGTCGTAGCCGCGTCCGGTGCGAAGGCTCGCGGGCGTTGGATCGGGAAAGCGATAGGAGCGCTGCAGACCCGAGACCGGATCCAAATAGGGCAGATTGTTGAAATCCGGCGGTGTACGAAGAGCACCAAGCAGGAGACCATCGACGTTCGATCCCTTCTGCACGTAGTCGCCACGAGTATCATAGAACGAGAAGTTGCCGCCTAACGTGAGCGCGTTGAGCAGCTGGTGCGTGGCCTTGAGGCGGAACGTGGTGCGGTCGTAGCGATTGTTTCCTCCCTTCATCACACCCTGCTGACCCGTCTCGCCACCGGAGAGAAAGAAGGTCGTACGTGTGTTGCCGCCCGAGATGCTCAGGTTGTTGTCCGCCGTGAGGCCGGTCTGGAAAATTTCCTGGCCGTGGTTGAACACGGACGCACCGCCCCCGAGGAATGGACCGAAGGACAGTGAAGTGGCGTTGCAGTCCGGCGTCGAGCACTTGCCAGAGACGCTATCGCTCCCCTGCCCCCAGTCCGTCTGGAGCGGCATGGTGCGATCGATCTTGTCGAAGGTCTCGGTCGTCGAGTAGGTATAGCGCGTCGGTCCATTCTCTCCGCGCTTGGTCGTGATGAGAATGACGCCGTTGGCCGCGCGCGCGCCATAGATCGCGGACGCCGCGGCGCCCTTGAGGATCTGGATGTCGGCGATGTCGTTCGGGTTGATGTCCGCGGCGCGGTTCTGCGTCACCGTGCTGCCGTCGCCGCCATTCGTCGAGATCGTGCTGTTGTCGATTGGTATGTTGTCGACGACGAACAGCGGTTGATTCGTCCCCGTAACCGACGTCGCGCCGCGAATGATGATGTACGCAGAGGAACCGGGATCGCCGGCCTGCGTCCGCACGCGAACGTTCGGCGCCGTCGCCGCGAGTGCACTGACGACGTTCTGCGGTGTCGCCGCACGGAGAATGAGTGAACTATCAACCGTGTTGATGACGTTGCCGAGGCGCTCGCGCGTTTGCGATGTGCCGGCGCCGGTGACGACGACTTCACCGAGTTGCAACGGACTCTCGGCGAGCGTGAAGTCTTGCGTCATCGTGCCCTGCACCAGCGTGATCCGAACCGTCATCGGCGTATAGCCGACGCGGCGCGCGACCAGCGACACGGTCTGACCGGCGACGGTTGTCGCGGGCACGGTGAAGCGGTACGTCCCCTGATCGAGCGTGCGTGCGCCGACGCTGAGCGCGGGGATGGAGACCGTTGCGTCGGCGAGGCCGGCGCCTGCTTGGGTCGTGACGCGGCCGGTGATCGTCGTTGCTTGCGCCGCGAGCGCGCGCGGCAGTGCCGCCGCGCCGATCACGAGCGCGAGCATAGGAACCCGAGGGAGTAACATGCGTGTGCCTCCGCCTGTGTGCGGCGGCGCTACTCCCCCCTCCCCAGCCCGCCCCAGTCGTGTTTCACGAATACGCAACGTCCGTCGACTACCGACGGAACGCAGCGCGACATTGTGAACACTCAAACTCCGGCGCACCGGAATTCGTCACCGGGACAGTCCGGGTCACAACACTGACAGACGCGTCAGGGACCTGGTGTCAGCG is a window encoding:
- a CDS encoding SusD/RagB family nutrient-binding outer membrane lipoprotein; the encoded protein is MIWHTRSIALCGLALTLGACNNDKLTNVNKNPNAPEQVSASLLFPTAAVSSLRLARGTIEITPSAFVHWPQYAAEYQYPEISYYQFRPTTADGWFSAYYIGPIEDLQQALRQTIAASHPNQIGPILVLRAFNFSTMTGFWGDIPFSQAAQGDKGAIAPVYDKQQVVYDSLLKNLADANAMMGPSAGITFEGQDPVYGGDMTKWQKFANSLRARLGMNLSKVDANRAKTEVAAAIAAGGFADNSDNAQISWPGDGTNNNPWWDTEKDGQGTRDDTRMSSTFIDTLKSLNDPRLSVFARPVQDPSCINAGASIPLCTPVAAGGYRGQPNGLEAGDAGVWGPKASKIGLQVIAADQPSYFMTYAEYSFIKAEAAERGWISGSAAQFYTDGITASMQQWGVSASNIAAYLAQPRITYTPGAAGLAQIGLQKWIALFTQGFEAWSEWRRTGFPNLTPVPTARTSDKQIPRRIIYPQTEQSFNNTNLQAAIAAQGGSDALNKRLWIDP
- a CDS encoding SDR family oxidoreductase; the encoded protein is MEQQSVFRPGLFDGQVALITGGATGIGFGIAELLGALGAHVVLASRNQEHLDKAGTSLQKNGARVSTTVVDVREPERVKAMIEEVKGSVGRIDLLVNNAAGNFYAPSASLSANAWKSVIEIDLNGTFFCSQAVFPIMKEQGGGRIVSISMTLHYRGWPLMAHATAAKAGIDALTRTLALEWARHGIRVNAVAPGPIPTEGVRKAFTPPSSGDAPDLFAVERAMDDYAKKSIPLRRWGMPADIASAVAFLASPAGDWITGSIFVVDGGEWLARGQGMG
- a CDS encoding SusD/RagB family nutrient-binding outer membrane lipoprotein; translation: MKIINSSVRCTAALLLLVAVGACGDFLTGGELSTDPNRPTQATSTQLFIGVQSNIWSELESDPARITSMWAQQFTGTNFQYVNIYDYGVSEQTTNGFHASLYGGGGLVDIRKLEAQSAVNSDSLFLGIAQDQEALLMGTGADLFGDLVYSQALKGTPNPPLDPQLSVYDTVQAVLARALVNLAATGPTNFGPGPADLSYGGNASQWIKLAHTLKARFYLHTAEVRPGAYAQALTEAPLGITDPADNFVAVFSGNSNEQNFWYQFDFVDRAGYLTPNADFVALLKSRSDPRLSNYFNSTQSDISDVRLAPDFTQPLVTANEDLLIWSEAAYRTGDQATALAKLNAERALAGLPSEAPAGQALLAEILTEKYIADFETIEAWNDYKRTCSPNLVPVVAGKKIPARFLYDASERQTDSSIPLPTQQPTRNANDPANAVSDATGAACLGQ
- a CDS encoding SusC/RagA family TonB-linked outer membrane protein gives rise to the protein MLLPRVPMLALVIGAAALPRALAAQATTITGRVTTQAGAGLADATVSIPALSVGARTLDQGTYRFTVPATTVAGQTVSLVARRVGYTPMTVRITLVQGTMTQDFTLAESPLQLGEVVVTGAGTSQTRERLGNVINTVDSSLILRAATPQNVVSALAATAPNVRVRTQAGDPGSSAYIIIRGATSVTGTNQPLFVVDNIPIDNSTISTNGGDGSTVTQNRAADINPNDIADIQILKGAAASAIYGARAANGVILITTKRGENGPTRYTYSTTETFDKIDRTMPLQTDWGQGSDSVSGKCSTPDCNATSLSFGPFLGGGASVFNHGQEIFQTGLTADNNLSISGGNTRTTFFLSGGETGQQGVMKGGNNRYDRTTFRLKATHQLLNALTLGGNFSFYDTRGDYVQKGSNVDGLLLGALRTPPDFNNLPYLDPVSGLQRSYRFPDPTPASLRTGRGYDNPFFVLADNGNKSELGRFIGNISADYVASDWLSFNYTLGADYYDDSRVEALPLTSSGEPNGDVSRFNINNLQIDHNLTATLAHDFGTNVDAKLTLGQNLNSRRYRDVFVFGDQLIAPTPFALQNTVSYTPSETRSLRHIEAYFAQGELGFYDQLFLTAGLRDDGFSTFGESKRTALYPKVDISWLFTRFLGNATESGLLSSGKLRAAYGETGAEPPVYATITALSSTALFGSGFGDAIGVKQSGQGGLVTGGSLGNDNLRPERDREAEVGTDLSFFNQRSDLSFTYYNRRSTDVILSIPINASQSGATSQLANAATVSNKGEELSFNMRPISNKSSEWSIGLQWARNQGRVVSLAQGVEFIPYNNEGFTGSIGSSTVGYAPGVIRGLDFARCGFGEQIDIDGSGSVQSIDALCGPNAKKGALFLNNVGGRGLPVVDPDETVIADPSPKWTGAINSSFRFGRWELSTLFDIRHGGQMWDGTRSALYRFGTHKDTDIRSQVGTFGQNWETRVYPNVAGPGAGMPAFRNEAEWQDWFTTEGGSASDAQAQFVEDAGFVKWRELALSYRLDQPTIVGKFGISSALIRIAGRNLQTWSKYTGLDPESSLGGGEFLTQGIDYFNNPLTRSFVISMTLNR